Proteins from a single region of Primulina tabacum isolate GXHZ01 chromosome 5, ASM2559414v2, whole genome shotgun sequence:
- the LOC142545033 gene encoding early light-induced protein 1, chloroplastic-like translates to MAAAATGMQMICGAGFNSRTVGLNQFVPLKSASLFKRDLKFRIRSMAEDGDDVTGEKEKAAVPIPPKLFSTPPAPPQPEESTKITNIMAFDGPGPERINGRLAMIGFVSAIAVELTRGQDIFSQIQNGGIPWFLGTTVLLSVASLVPLFKGVSADSKSRGLMTSDAELWNGRLAMVGLIALAYTEYVKGGTLV, encoded by the exons ATGGCAGCTGCAGCAACGGGGATGCAAATGATCTGTGGAGCTGGTTTTAATTCAAGAACAGTTGGTTTGAACCAGTTTGTACCTTTGAAGAGCGCGTCACTTTTTAAGAGGGATTTAAAGTTCAGAATTCGAAGCATGGCTGAG GATGGTGATGATGTCACTGGAGAGAAAGAAAAAGCAGCAGTTCCAATTCCTCCTAAGTTGTTTTCAACACCTCCTGCACCGCCGCAACCCGAG GAAAGCACCAAGATTACAAACATAATGGCCTTTGACGGGCCTGGCCCGGAGAGGATCAACGGTCGTCTAGCCATGATCGGATTCGTGTCAGCCATCGCAGTAGAATTAACCAGAGGACAGGATATCTTCTCGCAAATACAAAACGGAGGGATCCCGTGGTTTCTCGGGACGACTGTTTTGCTATCCGTGGCATCACTTGTGCCGTTGTTTAAAGGAGTGAGCGCGGATTCGAAATCGCGGGGATTGATGACATCTGATGCAGAGCTTTGGAATGGAAGGCTTGCAATGGTAGGATTGATAGCTTTGGCTTACACCGAGTATGTCAAGGGTGGGACTCTTGTCTGA
- the LOC142544483 gene encoding uncharacterized protein LOC142544483: protein MVFGDSDLELPRGEHNDALVISTTISNFWVKKILVDSGSSADIIFYSAFVKLGIDNDLLAPVNTPLVGFAGEVVEALGEVTLPLSLGSYPLRTTKMVKFLVVKSPSAYNISLGRPSLNLFQAIGSTYHMKLKFPTPEGIGEATGDSRLARECHAITLQKTTSHRKRQAAPKNSSHRSKQKLEHHPDNSEVHVVESESGRDERLKAAEILKSIEVIPGNYGSKVKVGTGLPTNLEEALAAFLRNNADVFAWEDESLPGIPQEFALHNLKADPKIKPIKQKKRTFGLENSKHISEEVEKLLATKYIRPVMYSEWLSNVVLVLKPGNKWRLCIDFTDLNKACPKDPFPLPRIDSLVDSTAGCDMLSFLDAYQGYNQIRLALEDQEKANFLSRDLLLRGDAIRIKERGGNLPTIGKQDV, encoded by the coding sequence ATGGTGTTCGGTGATAGTGACCTGGAGCTCCCTCGCGGGGAACACAATGACGCCCTAGTCATCTCCACCACCATTTCCAATTTCTGGGTGAAAAAGATACTAGTGGATTCAGGAAGTTCTGCAGACATAATTTTTTATAGCGCCTTTGTAAAACTAGGAATTGACAATGACCTACTAGCCCCAGTAAACACCCCCCTGGTTGGATTTGCAGGGGAGGTAGTTGAGGCATTGGGAGAGGTTACCCTTCCCCTTTCCTTGGGGTCTTATCCACTAAGGACCACAAAGATGGTAAAGTTTCTCGTAGTGAAGTCTCCATCAGCATACAACATTAGTTTGGGACGACCTAGCTTAAATTTGTTTCAGGCGATAGGCTCTACGTATCACATGAAACTTAAGTTCCCCACACCCGAAGGAATAGGGGAGGCCACCGGTGATAGCCGATTAGCGAGAGAATGTCATGCCATTACCTTACAGAAGACAACAAGTCACCGAAAGAGGCAGGCCGCCCCAAAAAACTCATCACACAGAAGTAAGCAGAAGTTGGAGCATCATCCGGACAACAGCGAGGTTCATGTTGTTGAGAGTGAATCAGGAAGAGACGAGAGACTTAAAGCGGCAGAAATACTAAAGAGTATAGAAGTAATACCAGGAAATTATGGGAGCAAGGTCAAGGTTGGAACAGGTTTACCAACTAATTTAGAAGAAGCCCTGGCAGCTTTTCTAAGGAATAACGCAGATGTGTTTGCCTGGGAGGATGAATCATTGCCCGGAATACCCCAGGAGTTTGCGCTCCACAATCTCAAAGCAGATCCAAAGATAAAACCAATTAAGCAAAAGAAAAGAACGTTCGGTCTCGAGAATAGCAAACATATCAGTGAAGAAGTAGAGAAGCTATTAGCAACCAAGTATATCCGCCCAGTCATGTACTCAGAGTGGTTGTCAAATGTCGTGCTCGTTCTGAAACCGGGAAACAAGTGGCGTTTGTGCATAGATTTCACTGATCTGAATAAAGCGTGCCCTAAGGATCCTTTCCCGTTGCCAAGGATTGATTCATTGGTCGACTCCACCGCCGGATGCGACATGCTCAGCTTCTTGGATGCATATCAAGGCTACAATCAGATTCGGCTAGCACTTGAAGATCAGGAAAAAGCAAACTTCTTATCGAGGGATTTACTGCTTCGAGGTGATGCCATTCGGATTAAAGAACGCGGGGGCAACTTACCAACAATTGGTAAACAAGATGTTTGA
- the LOC142545035 gene encoding early light-induced protein 1, chloroplastic-like, which yields MAAAATGMQMICGAGFNSRTVGLNQFVPLKSASLFKRDLKFRIRSMAEDGDDVTGEKEKAAVPIPPKLFSTPPAPPQPEESTKITNIMAFDGPGPERINGRLAMIGFVSAIAVEITRGQDIFSQIQNGGIPWFLGTTVLLSVASLVPLFKGVSADSKSRGLMTSDAELWNGRLAMVGLIALAYTEYVKGGTLV from the exons ATGGCAGCTGCAGCAACGGGGATGCAAATGATCTGTGGAGCTGGTTTTAATTCAAGAACAGTTGGTTTGAACCAGTTTGTACCTTTGAAGAGCGCGTCACTTTTTAAGAGGGATTTAAAGTTCAGAATTCGAAGCATGGCTGAG GATGGTGATGATGTCACTGGAGAGAAAGAAAAAGCAGCAGTTCCAATTCCTCCTAAGTTGTTTTCAACACCTCCTGCACCGCCGCAACCCGAG GAAAGCACCAAGATTACAAACATAATGGCCTTTGACGGGCCTGGCCCGGAGAGGATCAACGGTCGTCTAGCCATGATCGGATTCGTGTCAGCCATCGCAGTAGAAATAACCAGAGGACAGGATATCTTCTCGCAAATACAAAACGGAGGGATCCCGTGGTTTCTCGGGACGACTGTTTTGCTATCCGTGGCATCACTTGTGCCGTTGTTTAAAGGAGTGAGCGCGGATTCGAAATCGCGGGGATTGATGACATCTGATGCAGAGCTTTGGAATGGAAGGCTTGCAATGGTAGGATTGATAGCTTTGGCTTACACCGAGTATGTCAAGGGTGGGACTCTTGTCTGA